A region of Modestobacter marinus DNA encodes the following proteins:
- the nirB gene encoding nitrite reductase large subunit NirB → MTAVLGGRPAGVSTLHFAMDDADGVDTRQRLVVVGNGMAGARVVEEVLERGGGEQFAITVFGEEPHGNYNRIMLSHVLAGEEHEDDIVLNSHDWYADQGVTLRAGVRVDRIDTHAKIVYAADGTTTGYDQLVLATGSRSFIPPMTGLYTADEQLLPGVFGFRTIDDTRAMLAAAAEHERAIVVGGGLLGLEAARALQGHGLQVEVVHAGTHLMNQQLSAEAGAILEHSVEALGITVHLATRTTEAIGPDRVRGVVLADGRAIDADMLVIAAGIRPVTEVALLSGLEVERGVVVDDQLRTDDPDVYAVGECAQHRGELYGLVAPVWEQARVLADLLTGTDPDAEYHGSRTATKLKVAGVDVATMGINRPERDTDEFLVISEPRRGVHLSVVVRDDKLIGATLLGDTRKVAFLTQAFDRGTPLPAERIRLLVDLSDGAAEVGVAELPGDSQVCNCNGVTKQALVDTVKAGTTSVGGCMDATRAGKGCGSCKLLVKQVVEWAADGDVTEDASASWYVPGIPLAKPELIAAIRDQQLRSVSAVFTALAPGGEEDAKSKMGLTSLLRLVWGAEYEQENDAKFINDRVHGNIQRDGTFSVVPQMKGGVTTAAQLRTIADVAEKYEVPMIKVTGGQRIDLLGVRKEDLPAMWADLGMPSGYAYGKSMRTVKTCVGTDFCRFGLGDSTQLGIDLETRFQGIESPAKIKMAVVGCPRNCAEAYVKDVGVVAVGNGRWEVYVGGAAGASVRKGDLLATVDSPAAVMQLTGRFVQYYRENASWLERTYDFVPRVGLDQVKAVVLDGSAEVLADLDAGIQRSIDAYTDPWGQDGTQPATPGQFRTALPLVDLPKVPVR, encoded by the coding sequence ATGACGGCCGTCCTGGGTGGGCGCCCGGCCGGCGTGAGCACGCTGCACTTCGCCATGGACGACGCCGACGGCGTGGACACCCGGCAGCGGCTGGTCGTCGTCGGCAACGGCATGGCCGGGGCGCGGGTGGTCGAGGAGGTGCTCGAGCGCGGCGGCGGCGAGCAGTTCGCGATCACCGTGTTCGGCGAGGAGCCGCACGGCAACTACAACCGGATCATGCTCAGCCACGTCCTGGCCGGGGAGGAGCACGAGGACGACATCGTGCTCAACAGCCACGACTGGTACGCCGACCAGGGCGTGACGCTGCGGGCCGGCGTGCGGGTCGACCGGATCGACACCCACGCCAAGATCGTCTACGCCGCCGACGGGACGACGACCGGCTACGACCAGCTCGTCCTGGCCACCGGCAGCCGCTCGTTCATCCCACCGATGACCGGCCTGTACACCGCCGACGAGCAGCTGCTGCCCGGTGTCTTCGGGTTCCGCACCATCGACGACACCCGGGCGATGCTCGCGGCTGCGGCCGAACACGAGCGGGCCATCGTCGTCGGCGGCGGGCTGCTCGGCCTGGAGGCCGCCCGCGCGCTGCAGGGGCACGGGCTGCAGGTGGAGGTCGTGCACGCCGGCACCCACCTGATGAACCAGCAGCTCTCAGCAGAGGCGGGGGCGATCCTGGAGCACAGCGTCGAGGCCCTCGGCATCACCGTCCACCTGGCCACCCGCACCACCGAGGCGATCGGCCCGGACCGGGTGCGCGGCGTGGTGCTGGCCGACGGGCGGGCGATCGACGCCGACATGCTGGTCATCGCCGCGGGCATCCGGCCGGTCACCGAGGTCGCGCTGCTCAGCGGCCTGGAGGTCGAGCGGGGCGTCGTCGTCGACGACCAGCTGCGCACCGACGACCCCGACGTCTACGCGGTGGGGGAGTGCGCCCAGCACCGCGGCGAGCTCTACGGGCTGGTCGCCCCGGTCTGGGAGCAGGCCCGGGTGCTCGCCGACCTGCTCACCGGCACCGACCCGGACGCCGAGTACCACGGCTCGCGGACGGCGACGAAGCTCAAGGTCGCCGGCGTCGACGTCGCCACGATGGGCATCAACCGGCCCGAGCGGGACACCGACGAGTTCCTGGTCATCTCCGAGCCGCGCCGCGGGGTGCACCTGTCGGTCGTCGTCCGGGACGACAAGCTCATCGGCGCGACCCTGCTCGGCGACACCCGCAAGGTCGCCTTCCTGACCCAGGCCTTCGACCGGGGCACCCCGCTGCCCGCCGAGCGGATCCGCCTGCTCGTCGACCTCTCCGACGGGGCGGCGGAGGTGGGCGTCGCGGAGCTGCCCGGCGACTCGCAGGTCTGCAACTGCAACGGCGTCACGAAGCAGGCGCTGGTCGACACCGTCAAGGCCGGCACCACCAGCGTCGGCGGCTGCATGGACGCCACCCGCGCCGGCAAGGGCTGCGGCTCCTGCAAGCTGCTGGTGAAGCAGGTCGTCGAGTGGGCCGCCGACGGCGACGTGACCGAGGACGCCTCGGCGAGCTGGTACGTGCCCGGCATCCCGCTGGCCAAGCCGGAGCTGATCGCCGCCATCCGCGACCAGCAGCTGCGGAGCGTCTCCGCCGTCTTCACCGCCCTGGCCCCGGGCGGGGAGGAGGACGCCAAGTCGAAGATGGGGCTCACCTCGCTGCTGCGGTTGGTGTGGGGCGCGGAGTACGAGCAGGAGAACGACGCCAAGTTCATCAACGACCGGGTGCACGGCAACATCCAGCGCGACGGCACGTTCTCCGTCGTCCCGCAGATGAAGGGCGGGGTGACCACGGCGGCCCAGCTGCGGACGATCGCCGACGTCGCCGAGAAGTACGAGGTGCCGATGATCAAGGTCACCGGCGGCCAGCGGATCGACCTGCTCGGCGTCCGCAAGGAGGACCTGCCGGCCATGTGGGCCGACCTGGGCATGCCCTCGGGTTACGCGTACGGCAAGAGCATGCGCACCGTGAAGACCTGCGTGGGCACCGACTTCTGCCGGTTCGGGCTCGGCGACTCCACCCAGCTCGGCATCGACCTGGAGACCCGGTTCCAGGGCATCGAGAGCCCGGCGAAGATCAAGATGGCCGTGGTCGGCTGCCCGCGGAACTGTGCCGAGGCCTACGTCAAGGACGTCGGCGTCGTCGCGGTCGGCAACGGCCGGTGGGAGGTGTACGTCGGCGGGGCGGCCGGGGCCAGCGTGCGCAAGGGCGACCTGCTGGCCACCGTCGACTCGCCCGCGGCGGTGATGCAGCTGACCGGCCGGTTCGTCCAGTACTACCGGGAGAACGCCAGCTGGCTGGAGCGCACCTACGACTTCGTGCCGCGGGTCGGGCTGGACCAGGTGAAGGCGGTGGTGCTGGACGGCAGCGCGGAGGTCCTCGCCGACCTCGACGCCGGCATCCAGCGCTCGATCGACGCCTACACCGAC
- a CDS encoding molybdopterin oxidoreductase family protein, producing MSAVVSLPTPGRGPGGGTRTTATHCPYCSLQCGVTMTAGDRPATLVPADFPTNRGGLCSKGWSAPELLDHPERLTRPLVRADPTDRTSPLVESSWEVALDRVVAAIRATQRDHGLDAVGCFGGGGLTNEQAYQFGKFARVALRTSAIDYNGRFCMSSAAGAAIRAFGLDRGLPFPLADIAEADVVVLVGSNPADTMPPAMQWFDAGRARGAEHIVIDPRRTSTARNATLHLQPLPATDLALANGLLHIAIAEGLVDEAYVAARTTGFDAVRAGVAGYWPDRVERLTGVPVEQQRRTVFALARGRRSIVLTARGAEQHRSGVDTTQAWINLALALGLPGREGSGWGTVTGQGNGQGGREHGQKADQLPGYRKITDPAARAHVAAVWGVDPDDLPGPGRSAFELLDALGTEGGVRTLLVMASNVAVSAPDARRVISRLRDLDFLAVSDFFLSETAELADVVLPSAMWAEEEGTMTNLEGRVLRRRRAMDPPAGVRDDLQLLAELAGRLGVAGFSGDAETVFTELGRASAGGPADYSGITYRRIDEEQGLFWPVPAAEHPGTPRLFTERFATPDGRARFWRVEQVDAHERPDAEYPYVLTTGRVLAQYQSGTQTRRSRSLQLVAPTPRAELHPDLARTLGIGQHDVVELATRRGRARFHALITDAIRPDVVFAPFHWGGGSSANALTDPALDPTSRMPAFKVCAVAVSRVGEPEERLPPPEPATQPQPGPHTRPTAHTPHAPSRRRTTSVKSTPRFLNGVYPITGEGLGKPGPLDPALRYQVPEGKSAQALYFRGGNSTDELVYVLLVRDGQPMRWFPIGAKGDCHVPLRVVEDLDGGTVVELHAAAPVGVTGDLVLDLGLVEV from the coding sequence GTGTCCGCAGTCGTCTCGTTGCCCACCCCCGGCCGGGGTCCGGGCGGGGGCACGCGCACCACCGCCACCCACTGCCCGTACTGCTCGCTGCAGTGCGGCGTCACGATGACCGCCGGCGACCGCCCGGCCACCCTGGTGCCCGCAGACTTCCCGACCAACCGCGGCGGGCTGTGCTCCAAGGGCTGGTCGGCTCCCGAGCTGCTCGACCACCCCGAGCGGCTCACCCGCCCGCTGGTCCGCGCCGACCCCACCGACCGCACCAGCCCGCTGGTGGAGAGCAGCTGGGAGGTCGCCCTCGACCGGGTGGTCGCCGCCATCCGGGCCACCCAGCGCGACCACGGTCTTGACGCGGTCGGCTGCTTCGGCGGTGGCGGGCTGACCAACGAGCAGGCCTACCAGTTCGGCAAGTTCGCCCGGGTGGCGCTGCGCACCAGCGCCATCGACTACAACGGCCGGTTCTGCATGTCCTCGGCGGCCGGTGCGGCGATCCGGGCGTTCGGGCTGGACCGCGGCCTGCCCTTCCCGCTGGCCGACATCGCCGAGGCCGACGTCGTCGTCCTGGTCGGCAGCAACCCCGCCGACACGATGCCCCCGGCGATGCAGTGGTTCGACGCCGGCCGGGCGCGCGGCGCCGAGCACATCGTGATCGACCCGCGCCGCACCAGCACCGCCCGCAACGCCACGCTGCACCTGCAGCCGCTGCCGGCCACCGACCTGGCCCTGGCCAACGGGCTGCTGCACATCGCGATCGCCGAGGGGCTGGTCGACGAGGCCTACGTGGCCGCGCGCACCACCGGCTTCGACGCCGTCCGGGCCGGGGTCGCCGGGTACTGGCCGGACCGGGTGGAGCGGCTCACCGGGGTGCCGGTCGAGCAGCAGCGCCGCACCGTCTTCGCCCTCGCCCGGGGACGGCGGTCGATCGTCCTCACCGCCCGGGGCGCCGAGCAGCACCGCAGCGGCGTCGACACCACCCAGGCCTGGATCAACCTGGCCCTGGCGCTCGGCCTCCCCGGCCGCGAGGGCAGCGGCTGGGGCACCGTGACCGGGCAGGGCAACGGGCAGGGCGGGCGGGAGCACGGGCAGAAGGCCGACCAGCTGCCCGGCTACCGGAAGATCACCGACCCGGCGGCGCGCGCGCACGTCGCCGCCGTCTGGGGCGTCGACCCCGACGATCTACCCGGCCCCGGCCGCAGCGCCTTCGAGCTGCTCGACGCGCTCGGCACCGAGGGCGGGGTGCGCACCCTGCTGGTGATGGCCTCCAACGTCGCCGTCTCCGCGCCGGACGCCCGGCGGGTGATCAGCCGGCTGCGCGACCTGGACTTCCTCGCCGTCAGCGACTTCTTCCTCTCCGAGACCGCCGAGCTCGCCGACGTGGTGCTGCCCAGCGCCATGTGGGCGGAGGAGGAGGGGACGATGACCAACCTGGAGGGCCGGGTGCTCCGCCGCCGCCGGGCGATGGACCCACCCGCCGGCGTCCGCGACGACCTGCAGCTGCTCGCCGAGCTGGCCGGCCGGCTGGGGGTGGCGGGCTTCAGCGGGGACGCCGAGACCGTCTTCACCGAGCTCGGCCGGGCCAGCGCCGGTGGGCCGGCCGACTACTCCGGCATCACCTACCGGCGGATCGACGAGGAGCAGGGCCTGTTCTGGCCCGTCCCGGCCGCCGAGCACCCCGGCACCCCGCGGCTGTTCACCGAGCGGTTCGCCACCCCCGACGGGCGGGCCCGGTTCTGGCGGGTGGAGCAGGTCGACGCCCACGAGCGCCCCGACGCCGAGTACCCCTACGTGCTCACCACGGGCCGGGTGCTCGCCCAGTACCAGTCGGGCACCCAGACCCGCCGCTCCCGCAGCCTGCAACTGGTCGCGCCCACCCCGCGCGCGGAGCTGCACCCCGACCTGGCCCGCACCCTCGGCATCGGCCAGCACGACGTCGTTGAGCTCGCCACCCGGCGCGGCCGGGCCCGCTTCCACGCACTGATCACCGACGCGATCCGCCCGGACGTCGTCTTCGCGCCGTTCCACTGGGGCGGCGGCTCCAGCGCCAACGCGCTCACCGACCCGGCGCTGGACCCCACCAGCCGGATGCCGGCCTTCAAGGTCTGCGCGGTCGCCGTCTCCCGGGTCGGCGAGCCCGAGGAGCGGCTCCCGCCGCCGGAACCGGCCACCCAGCCCCAGCCCGGCCCGCACACCCGACCGACGGCCCACACCCCGCACGCCCCGTCACGGAGGAGGACCACCAGCGTGAAGAGCACCCCGCGCTTCCTGAACGGCGTCTACCCGATCACCGGCGAGGGGCTGGGCAAGCCCGGCCCGCTGGACCCCGCCCTGCGCTACCAGGTCCCCGAGGGCAAGAGCGCACAGGCGCTCTACTTCCGTGGCGGCAACTCCACCGACGAGCTCGTCTACGTGCTGCTGGTGCGCGACGGCCAGCCGATGCGCTGGTTCCCGATCGGCGCCAAGGGCGACTGCCACGTGCCGCTGCGGGTGGTCGAGGACCTCGACGGCGGCACCGTGGTCGAGCTGCACGCGGCCGCACCGGTGGGCGTCACCGGCGACCTGGTGCTCGACCTGGGCCTGGTGGAGGTCTGA
- a CDS encoding VOC family protein produces the protein MRIDRIDHLVLTVADLDRTVAFYTQVLGMTVETFGEGRTALRFGRQKVNLHVRGAEFEPRAAHAGTGTADFCLVTEDPLDQVQAELAAHGVPVEVGPVTKQGALGEMRSVYVRDPDANLVEISRY, from the coding sequence ATGCGCATCGACCGGATCGACCACCTCGTGCTCACGGTGGCCGACCTCGACCGGACCGTCGCCTTCTACACGCAGGTGCTCGGGATGACCGTGGAGACCTTCGGTGAGGGGCGGACCGCGCTGCGGTTCGGCCGGCAGAAGGTCAACCTGCACGTGCGCGGAGCCGAGTTCGAACCCCGGGCAGCGCACGCGGGCACCGGCACCGCCGACTTCTGCCTGGTCACCGAGGACCCGCTGGACCAGGTGCAGGCCGAGCTCGCGGCGCACGGGGTGCCCGTCGAGGTCGGGCCGGTGACCAAGCAGGGGGCGCTGGGGGAGATGCGCAGCGTCTACGTCCGCGACCCGGACGCCAACCTGGTGGAGATCTCCCGCTACTGA
- the arfB gene encoding alternative ribosome rescue aminoacyl-tRNA hydrolase ArfB — MAGDDAFGDLPVSDRLVVPAGSMSWRFSRSSGPGGQGVNTADSRVELAVSPLQLPGLTETQRRRLVERLGDRLVDGVLTIAASEHRQQLRNREAARARMAAVLRGAIAPPPAARRKTKPTRGSQERRITAKKQRGETKRLRGRWD, encoded by the coding sequence ATGGCCGGGGACGACGCGTTCGGTGACCTGCCGGTGAGTGACCGCCTGGTCGTCCCGGCCGGGTCAATGTCGTGGCGGTTCTCCCGGTCCTCCGGGCCAGGCGGGCAGGGGGTGAACACCGCCGACTCCCGGGTGGAGCTAGCGGTCTCGCCGCTGCAGCTCCCCGGCCTCACCGAGACCCAGCGCCGGCGGCTGGTCGAGCGGCTCGGCGACCGGCTGGTCGACGGCGTGCTGACCATCGCCGCCAGCGAGCACCGGCAGCAGCTGCGCAACCGGGAGGCCGCCCGGGCGAGGATGGCCGCGGTGCTGCGCGGGGCGATCGCGCCACCGCCGGCAGCCCGGCGGAAGACGAAGCCCACCCGCGGCTCCCAGGAACGCCGGATCACGGCCAAGAAGCAGCGGGGAGAGACCAAGCGCCTGCGCGGCCGGTGGGACTGA
- a CDS encoding SixA phosphatase family protein, giving the protein MPTRRLVLVRHAEAGSAAVDADRPLTASGARRAVAIGAWLADRDLAPDRALVSPALRTVQTWEQAGGVSPVLHPLVADNTAEALLSVVREVPEDVGLLAIIGHNPSVSVLVALLDDGQGDDEARRGCQHGFPTGGVAVLDLHTPFSAVGPGTARLSAFAVPGSD; this is encoded by the coding sequence GTGCCGACCCGCCGCCTCGTGCTCGTCCGTCACGCCGAGGCGGGGTCCGCCGCCGTCGACGCCGACCGCCCCCTGACCGCCTCCGGGGCCCGCCGGGCCGTGGCGATCGGCGCCTGGCTGGCCGACCGCGACCTGGCACCGGACCGGGCGCTGGTCTCCCCCGCACTCCGGACGGTGCAGACCTGGGAGCAGGCCGGCGGGGTGTCGCCCGTCCTGCACCCGCTGGTCGCCGACAACACCGCGGAGGCGTTGCTGTCGGTGGTGCGGGAGGTCCCGGAGGACGTGGGCCTGCTGGCGATCATCGGCCACAACCCCTCGGTCAGCGTGCTCGTCGCACTCCTCGACGACGGGCAGGGGGACGACGAGGCCCGGCGGGGCTGCCAGCACGGCTTCCCGACCGGCGGCGTGGCCGTCCTCGACCTGCACACGCCGTTCTCCGCCGTCGGCCCCGGCACGGCGCGGTTGTCCGCCTTCGCGGTGCCGGGCAGCGACTGA
- the mmuM gene encoding homocysteine S-methyltransferase — MTTLADALHTGTVVLDGGLSTELESRGHDVSSSLWSARLLRDDPAAVTAAHAAFAAAGAQVATTASYQASFPGFAAAGIDGAQARTLMARSVALARDGLALAGRDGWVAASVGPYGALLADGSEYTGDYVENLSVAELRAFHRPRLAVLAEAGADVLACETLPAAAEVEALLAELAELGVPAWLSLTSTTDRDGVVRTRRGERLAEVCAMARDVDAVIAVGVNCTDPAGVPAAVAAAGASGKPGVAYSNSGETWDAAGRRWTGRPGVGDVSGWLTAGARLVGGCCRVRPDDVRTLADAVR; from the coding sequence GTGACCACCCTCGCGGATGCGCTGCACACCGGGACCGTCGTCCTCGACGGCGGCCTGTCCACCGAGCTCGAGTCCCGCGGGCACGACGTCAGCTCGTCGCTGTGGTCGGCCCGGCTGCTGCGCGACGACCCGGCGGCCGTCACCGCCGCGCACGCCGCCTTCGCCGCAGCCGGCGCCCAGGTCGCCACCACCGCCAGTTACCAGGCGTCCTTCCCCGGCTTCGCCGCCGCGGGCATCGACGGGGCACAGGCCCGCACGCTGATGGCGCGGTCGGTGGCCCTGGCCCGCGACGGCCTGGCGCTGGCCGGCCGGGACGGCTGGGTGGCCGCCTCGGTGGGCCCCTACGGGGCCCTCCTCGCCGACGGCTCGGAGTACACCGGCGACTACGTGGAGAACCTCTCCGTGGCTGAGCTGCGCGCGTTCCACCGGCCACGGCTGGCCGTGCTCGCCGAGGCCGGGGCCGACGTGCTGGCCTGCGAGACGCTGCCCGCGGCCGCGGAGGTGGAGGCGTTGCTCGCCGAGCTGGCCGAGCTCGGCGTGCCCGCCTGGCTGTCCCTGACCTCGACGACCGACCGGGACGGCGTCGTGCGCACCCGCCGCGGCGAGCGGCTGGCCGAGGTCTGCGCGATGGCGCGGGACGTCGACGCGGTGATCGCGGTCGGGGTGAACTGCACCGATCCCGCGGGCGTGCCCGCCGCGGTGGCCGCCGCCGGGGCCAGCGGCAAGCCCGGAGTGGCCTACTCGAACAGCGGCGAGACGTGGGACGCGGCCGGCCGCCGGTGGACCGGGCGGCCCGGCGTCGGCGACGTGTCGGGGTGGCTGACCGCCGGCGCGCGGCTGGTCGGTGGCTGCTGCCGGGTCCGACCGGACGACGTCCGCACCCTCGCCGACGCCGTCCGGTAG
- a CDS encoding SDR family oxidoreductase translates to MSSPRPESQPEQQQTPPGTLGQMDPKPDHGEESYRGSGKLTGKRAVITGGDSGIGRAVAIAFAREGADVLIAYLDEHEDAQETARYVEDAGRTCVLVAGDLADRAHAKTIVPKAVEELGGIDVLVNNAAFQMSHESLDEITDDEWDHTVALNLTAMFTLIRDAVPHMQPGASIINSSSVNSDNPSPTLAPYAMTKAGIANFTASMAQLLGEKGIRANSVAPGPVWTPLIPSTMPPEKVAAFGGDTPLGRAAQPAELAPVYVLLASDESSYVSGARIAVTGGRPIL, encoded by the coding sequence GTGTCATCGCCCCGCCCCGAGTCCCAGCCCGAGCAGCAGCAGACCCCGCCCGGCACGCTCGGCCAGATGGACCCGAAGCCCGACCACGGCGAGGAGAGCTACCGGGGCTCCGGGAAGCTCACCGGGAAGCGCGCCGTCATCACCGGTGGCGACAGCGGCATCGGTCGCGCTGTCGCCATCGCCTTCGCGCGCGAGGGCGCCGACGTCCTGATCGCCTACCTCGACGAGCACGAGGACGCCCAGGAGACCGCCCGGTACGTCGAGGACGCCGGACGGACGTGCGTCCTGGTGGCGGGGGACCTCGCCGACCGGGCGCACGCCAAGACGATCGTGCCCAAGGCCGTCGAGGAACTGGGCGGGATCGACGTGCTGGTCAACAACGCGGCCTTCCAGATGAGCCACGAGTCGCTGGACGAGATCACCGACGACGAGTGGGACCACACCGTCGCGCTGAACCTGACCGCGATGTTCACCCTGATCCGCGACGCCGTGCCGCACATGCAGCCGGGCGCGTCGATCATCAACTCCTCGTCGGTGAACTCGGACAACCCGAGCCCCACCCTGGCGCCGTACGCGATGACCAAGGCCGGCATCGCCAACTTCACCGCCAGCATGGCGCAGCTGCTGGGGGAGAAGGGGATCCGCGCCAACAGCGTGGCGCCCGGCCCGGTGTGGACGCCGCTGATCCCCTCGACGATGCCGCCGGAGAAGGTCGCCGCGTTCGGGGGTGACACGCCCCTGGGTCGTGCCGCGCAGCCGGCCGAGCTGGCGCCGGTCTACGTGCTGCTTGCCAGCGACGAGTCCAGCTACGTCTCCGGGGCCCGGATCGCCGTGACCGGGGGCCGGCCGATCCTCTAG
- a CDS encoding DEAD/DEAH box helicase, protein MTLSPAGTDSTPADSPAAALPSPDAPALIADPGDLSELFALGDDPDAVFARFAQWAEASGTTLYPAQEEALIELVSGANVVLATPTGSGKSLVATGAQYAALASDRVSFYTAPIKALVSEKFFALCGVFGAENVGMLTGDASVNADAPIIACTAEVLANIALREGPDADIGLVVMDEFHFYGDPDRGWAWQVPIIELPKAQFLLMSATLGDVTALREDLTRRTGRPTALVAHAERPVPLHHYYATTPMHETIQELLDTRQAPVYVVHFTQASALERAQALMSVNVSTKEEKQAIADMIGGFRFSSAFGTTLSRLVRHGIGVHHAGMLPKYRRLVEQLAQAGLLKVICGTDTLGVGINVPIRTVVFSALSKYDGTRMRLLNAREFHQIAGRAGRAGYDTAGTVVVQAPEHEVENLKQFAKVADDPKKRRKLVRRKVPEGMVPWSESTQQRLINADPEPLTSHFRVSTGMVLNVLARPGDPVAAMRHLLTDNHEPRSRQLRHVREVIGIARSLVTAGVIERLEVPEPDGRRYRLTLDLPPDFQLNQPLSTFALAAIDLLSPGPDAEGNDTYALDVVSVIEATLDDPRQIISAQLNKAKGEAVAQMKAEGIEYEERMELLEEITYPKPLEELLDHAFEVYSAGNPWAADAQLSPKSVVRDMWEQAMTFRELVNHYGLTRSEGAVLRYLSDAFKALRSGVPADARTEEVTDLVEWLGELVRQVDSSLLDEWEQLTSADQPLDAPVSVPARPRPLTGNERAFTAMIRNALFRRVDLIARRRWYDLGELDSTAGWDADRWGEVVQAYFAEHAEVGTGADARGPALLIVDKTEPRLWRVRQILDDPAGDHDWGFDAEVDLDASDEEGVLVMRLVDAGRRD, encoded by the coding sequence ATGACGCTCTCTCCTGCCGGCACCGACTCGACCCCGGCCGACTCCCCCGCCGCCGCACTGCCCTCGCCGGACGCGCCGGCGCTGATCGCCGACCCCGGCGACCTCTCGGAGCTGTTCGCCCTGGGCGACGACCCGGACGCCGTCTTCGCCCGGTTCGCCCAGTGGGCCGAGGCCTCCGGCACCACGCTGTACCCGGCGCAGGAGGAGGCGCTGATCGAGCTGGTCAGCGGCGCCAACGTCGTCCTGGCCACCCCGACCGGGTCGGGCAAGTCACTGGTGGCCACCGGCGCCCAGTACGCCGCGCTCGCCTCCGACCGGGTCAGCTTCTACACCGCGCCGATCAAGGCGCTGGTGAGCGAGAAGTTCTTCGCCCTGTGCGGCGTCTTCGGCGCGGAGAACGTCGGGATGCTGACCGGTGACGCGAGCGTCAACGCCGACGCCCCGATCATCGCCTGCACCGCCGAGGTGCTGGCCAACATCGCGCTGCGCGAGGGGCCGGACGCCGACATCGGCCTGGTCGTGATGGACGAGTTCCACTTCTACGGCGACCCCGACCGCGGCTGGGCCTGGCAGGTGCCGATCATCGAGCTGCCCAAGGCGCAGTTCCTGCTGATGAGCGCCACCCTCGGCGACGTCACCGCCCTGCGCGAGGACCTCACCCGCCGCACCGGCCGGCCCACCGCGCTGGTCGCGCACGCCGAGCGCCCGGTGCCGCTGCACCACTACTACGCGACGACGCCGATGCACGAGACGATCCAGGAGCTGCTCGACACCCGGCAGGCACCGGTCTACGTCGTCCACTTCACCCAGGCCTCCGCGCTGGAGCGGGCCCAGGCGCTGATGAGCGTCAACGTGTCCACGAAGGAGGAGAAGCAGGCGATCGCCGACATGATCGGCGGGTTCCGGTTCTCCTCCGCCTTCGGGACGACGCTGTCCCGGCTGGTGCGGCACGGCATCGGCGTCCACCACGCCGGCATGCTGCCCAAGTACCGGCGGCTGGTGGAGCAGCTGGCCCAGGCCGGGCTGCTCAAGGTCATCTGCGGCACGGACACCCTGGGCGTGGGGATCAACGTGCCGATCCGCACCGTGGTGTTCTCCGCGCTCAGCAAGTACGACGGCACCCGGATGCGACTGCTCAACGCCCGTGAGTTCCACCAGATCGCCGGGCGGGCGGGGCGGGCCGGCTACGACACCGCCGGCACCGTCGTCGTCCAGGCGCCGGAGCACGAGGTGGAGAACCTCAAGCAGTTCGCCAAGGTCGCCGACGACCCGAAGAAGCGCCGCAAGCTGGTGCGCCGCAAGGTGCCCGAGGGCATGGTGCCGTGGAGCGAGTCGACCCAGCAACGGCTGATCAACGCCGACCCCGAGCCGCTGACCAGCCACTTCCGGGTCTCGACCGGGATGGTGCTCAACGTGCTGGCCCGGCCGGGTGACCCGGTGGCGGCGATGCGGCACCTGCTCACCGACAACCACGAGCCGCGCTCCCGGCAGCTGCGGCACGTCCGCGAGGTCATCGGGATCGCCCGCTCGCTGGTCACCGCCGGCGTGATCGAGCGACTCGAGGTGCCCGAGCCGGACGGCCGGCGCTACCGGCTGACCCTGGACCTGCCACCGGACTTCCAGCTCAACCAGCCGCTGTCCACGTTCGCGCTCGCCGCGATCGACCTGCTCTCCCCCGGCCCGGACGCCGAGGGCAACGACACCTACGCCCTGGACGTCGTCTCGGTCATCGAGGCGACGCTGGATGACCCCCGCCAGATCATCTCCGCGCAGCTGAACAAGGCCAAGGGAGAGGCCGTGGCGCAGATGAAGGCCGAGGGCATCGAGTACGAGGAGCGGATGGAGCTGCTGGAGGAGATCACCTACCCCAAGCCGCTCGAGGAGCTGCTCGACCACGCCTTCGAGGTCTACTCCGCCGGCAACCCCTGGGCCGCGGACGCGCAGCTCTCCCCCAAGTCCGTCGTCCGGGACATGTGGGAGCAGGCGATGACCTTCCGCGAGCTGGTCAACCACTACGGCCTGACCCGCTCCGAGGGCGCGGTGCTCCGCTACCTCTCCGACGCCTTCAAGGCGCTGCGGTCCGGGGTGCCCGCCGACGCCCGCACCGAGGAGGTCACCGACCTCGTCGAGTGGCTCGGTGAGCTGGTGCGCCAGGTCGACTCGTCGCTGCTGGACGAGTGGGAGCAGCTGACCAGCGCCGACCAGCCGCTGGACGCGCCGGTGAGCGTGCCGGCCCGCCCGCGCCCGCTGACCGGCAACGAGCGGGCGTTCACCGCGATGATCCGCAACGCGCTCTTCCGCCGGGTCGACCTCATCGCCCGCCGCCGCTGGTACGACCTGGGCGAGCTCGACTCCACCGCCGGCTGGGACGCCGACCGGTGGGGCGAGGTCGTGCAGGCCTACTTCGCCGAGCACGCCGAGGTGGGCACCGGCGCCGACGCCCGCGGCCCCGCCCTGCTGATCGTGGACAAGACCGAGCCGCGGCTGTGGCGGGTGCGGCAGATCCTCGACGACCCGGCCGGCGACCACGACTGGGGCTTCGACGCCGAGGTCGACCTCGACGCCTCCGACGAGGAGGGCGTGCTGGTGATGCGCCTGGTGGACGCCGGCCGCCGGGACTGA